A segment of the Candidatus Protochlamydia naegleriophila genome:
GCTTTTTTTGCATTCCCTTCCCATCCTGGTTTTTCCATTACCTTTATGATCTAGATGTTATGTAAAAGACCATAAGAATTAGATTTTTGCCTTGAACTTCTTTTTTGCTTCAAATAATTCCTGGTTTTTTTGCAATTAGTCGCTCTCCGCTCTCTTATTATTCCGTTACCTATAGGTTCTCATTAGGCTCGTACTATGGGCTTTAAAAATCAGTCGGCCTACCGTATCCAAGCTCGGTCTGTCAGGAGAAAATCGATCGAATTTCTGATTCTTCCAATAAATGAGAAGGTAGAAGATTAATACAAAAACGGTAGGAGCGATGTATAGATACAGATAGCGGGAGCATATAAAAATTGTAGGCTACGTGACCCAGTGCGTCTTTATCTTGTGAACCGTAAAGTAATCGTCTAAGTAAAAGCACAGAAACAGTTCTGATTTTAATCAACTTTGGATATAGCATTCATAGATGGGTGGAGCAGGGTAATCGATGGCTTATTATTCCCATCGTGTCTCCGTCTCTGCGTTTAGCTTGTGTTCGCTTTCTTATTTTAAATGTTTAATTATTATTTGCTTATGAAAGTTAATTTTACCTCTATTAGCTCGGAGAGTGGCTGATTGCAGATTGGTAAAGCAATTTGAAGAAAGTCATGTCAAAAGAGAGTGGAAAAAAATTACTTCTTATGATTTTCGATGTTGTGCTTAAAAAAACATTGGTATAGCCGTGCAGCTAGTAAAAAATTGGGTTTATTAGACTTCCTTAAGGTGCTTATAAAAAGTTTTCGATCTGTTTGCGTGAATCATTTACTTTACTTTTTTTACATTTTTCAAGTTTTTGTATTAATTGAATACTTGCGATTCACTTTTGTTTGTTTCTTTTTGTATGGGGTTACTGATTTGATTAATACCCTGTGAAAATACGCATAAAAAGGTTGTCTAGACCGTAATTTTGTGGTATGCTAGGGCTTAAATTTTTTTCTCAAGCCCTTTTAAATTAAGGCGGAAAAAGCTGTGGGTAAGCCCTATTCTCGCACACCCCGTTATTATGATGGAACGGGGGTAACGACTCATCGCATCAATGACTTATTGCCAGATGTTTTATCAAAAATTGGAGAAGTTTATCAGCAACGCTCTGATTTAATTCTTACGATGTGGCCCTCTATTATTGGGCCAAAGCTTGCAGCGATGACGCAAGCAGTATCATTTTCAGAGGGTGTCCTTGTAGTAAAGGTGAAAAACTCTACCCTCTATAGTTTGTTAAGCCAGAATGATAAGCCACGCATTTTAAGCCAGCTTAGACAGAAGTTTCCTCATGTCGAGATTAAGACGATTTCTTTTCGAATTGGTTGAAACAAGAGATAAATTTTCAATATTTAAGGTAATCGAATGTCTCAGGATACACTAAATTCAGATCAGTCCAAGATTCAAATTAAAGAATACAATGCTAGTTCTATTACGGTTCTAGAGGGTCTCCAAGCCGTGCGTGAGCGCCCTGGTATGTATATAGGCGACACAGGTGTCAATGGGCTTCACCATCTAGTGTATGAAGTTGTCGATAACTGCATTGACGAAGCAATGGCAGGCTATTGCAGCGCGATTGATATTATTTTGCATAAGGATAATTCAATTAGTATTGAAGATAATGGTCGGGGGATTCCGGTTGAAAAGCACGAAAAAGAGTCTCGTAAACAAGGGCGTGAGGTATCAGCCTTGGAAGTCGTTATGACTATCTTGCACGCAGGCGGAAAATTTGACAAAGATACCTACAAGGTGTCTGGTGGTCTGCACGGTGTGGGGGTTTCTTGCGTCAACGCGTTGTCTAAAAAAATGCTCGTACAGGTCTACAAAAATGGAAAAGTGCACGAAATTGAGTTCTCGCAAGGAAAAGTGATTCGTCCGGTGCAGGTTATTGGTGAGACGACCAAGAGGGGAACAAGAGTCTGGTTTTGGCCCGACAATGAAGTCATGTCGACGATTGATTTTGACTATGATATTTTAGCTAAACGTTTCCGAGAGCTAGCCTTTCTTAATAAAGGAATCAATATTTTCTTTAGAGATGAAAAGCATCCCGATAAAGAAGATGTCAATTTCTGTTATCAGGGTGGTTTGAGTTCATTTGTTTCCTATCTCAACGAAAATAAAGAACCTCTTTTCCCGGCTCCTATCTACTTTCATGGAGCGCGTCCAGGCGATGATGCCCCCATTGAATTTGAAGTGGCCATGCAGTGGAATGATGGTTATTCCGAAACCATTTTTTCATATGTCAATAACATTCCAACCCGCCAGGGCGGATCGCATTTAACAGGCTTTTCAACGGCTTTAACACGCGTCTTGAACAACTATATCAAGAATCACAATCTCTTGAAGAGCGATAAGATCTCCATCAACGGTGAAGATATGCGTGAGGGATTAACGGCGGTCATTTCTGTGAAGGTCGCCAATCCCCAGTTTGAAGGGCAGACCAAACAGCGTTTGGGCAATAGCGATGTAGGATCGGTTGTGCAGCAGATTGTGGGTGAAGAGCTGACGATTTTCCTGGATGAAAATCCCTCTATGGCTAAGTTGATTGCCGATAAGGCTATTATTGCTGCTCAAGCGCGTGAAGCCGCGCGCAAGGCGCGTGAGCTGACTTTGCGTAAGTCTGCTTTAGATAGTGCGCGTTTGCCAGGTAAATTGACCGACTGTCAAGAAAAGAATCCGGCTCTTTGCGAAATTTACATTGTGGAAGGGGACTCTGCGGGTGGATCTGCCAAATCTGGAAGAGACCGCCGTTTTCAAGCCATTTTGCCGATACGCGGTAAAATTTTGAACGTTGAGAAAGCTCGCCTTGAAAAAGTCTTGCAGAACACCGAAGTCGGCACGATGGTCGCTGCATTGGGGTGTGGAATTGGAAAAGATAGCTTTAATATCGACAAGCTGCGTTATCACAAAGTCATCATCATGACCGACGCCGACGTCGACGGCTCCCACATTCGTACATTGCTGCTGACATTTTTTTACCGTCACATGCCGGCTCTCGTCGAAAACAATTTCGTCTATATTGCTCAACCGCCCCTGTATCGCGTTTCACGCAAGAAAACGAGCCGTTACATCCATTCGGAAAAAGAAATGGATGATTACTTGCTCGAGCTTGGCATGAGCGATGTGTTGATTAAACTTGCCGGCCGGGATGGAGTGCTGAGTGCAGATGAAACGAAAAAACTGATTACAGGCATTCTAGAAGTGGAGGCATTTATTGCCCGCATTGAAAGAAAAGGGATTCCTTTCAGAGAGTTTCTTGCCCTGAAGAATGGGGCTGGACAGCTCCCTCGCTTCCAGGTGAATTTGGTCGAAGGGTCTCGCTTTGCCTATTCTGAAGATGAGTTTGTGGCCCTTAGGCAGTCTGAGGAAGACAGTCAACGCCAGCGGCATCAAGAAACACTTGCGTCTATTCCAGAAGGCGAGATTACGCAAGAGATGAGGGCCTTTAAACCGAGCCGCCTCCACTTTATCGAACTTTTTGAAGAAGGCGGCATCGAAGAGATTCAAGAGCCTTTGCACGAATTTGGCTTAGACCTCAACAACTATTTAGTTGCCAATGGGCCTTTAGTGGAAATAACAGAGGAAGGAGGCAAGGCGCACCCCTATCACACCCTTCGCGAAGTAATCGACTTCTTGCGCGTCAACGGTCGCAAGGGAATTGAGATCCAGCGCTATAAGGGTTTGGGAGAGATGAATGCGGATCAGCTTTGGGAGACGACGATGGATCCTCTGAAGCGCACTCTCATTCAAGTGACCTTGCCGGATGTTATTGCAGCCGACCATATGTTTACCATGTTGATGGGTGAAGATGTTCCGCCGCGCCGTGCATTTATTGAACAGCATGCCTTGTCAGTTAAAAATTTAGATGTCTAATTGCGAATCAGGTAAGCCTGTCTCTTTCGCTTGTCAATTCTGATGAGAGAGACGGGGTTTAACTGGCCTAAAAAGAGGTTAATATGTCCTATACTAAAGACGAAGTCATCGTTACTCGGAATGTAGAAGATGAAATGAAGGATAGCTATTTGCGCTATTCGATGTCTGTCATCATCGCTCGTGCTCTTCCAGATGCGCGCGATGGTTTAAAACCATCTCAGCGCCGTATTCTCTATGCTATGCGACAACTCAATCTAGGACCTAATGGCAAGCATCGTAAGTGTGCCAAAATCTCCGGTGACACATCGGGTGACTACCATCCGCACGGTGAAATGGTCATTTATCCAACACTTGTACGGATGGCCCAGAAGTGGGTGATGCGCTATAATTTGGTTGATGGGCAAGGAAACTTTGGTTCGGTCGATGGAGACCCTCCTGCTGCGATGCGTTATACAGAAGCTCGTTTAACGACTGCAGCTGTGCAGCTGATGGATGATTTGGATAAAGACACTGTCGAGATGGTTCCTAACTACGATGAAACTAAAAAGGAACCCACGGTTTTTCCATCTAAATTCCCCAATTTGCTTTGCAACGGCTCCTCGGGGATTGCCGTCGGAATGGCGACAAATATTCCTCCTCATAATCTCAACGAATTGATCAAAGCCACCCTCATGGTATTGGAAAATCCTACGACTTCGGTTGATGAGATCATGAAGGTGATGCCAGGCCCGGACTTCCCAACAGGGGGAATCATTTGCGGCTATCGCGGAATCAAGGAGGCTTTTCATACCGGCAGAGGCAAACTCATTCTACGTGGTGTCATCCGTGTAGAAGAAAATGAAGAGACGCCTGATAGGCCGCGTTTAGCAATCGATGAGATTCCTTACAACGTGAATAAGTCGCGTTTGATCGAACAAATTGCTGAATTAATCAATAATAAGACGATTACCGGTATTTCGGACTTGCGCGATGAGTCCGACAAAGACGGGATGCGCATTGTTGTCGAATTAAAGCGCGGAGAAGTTCCAGAAGTCATCATCAACCAGCTATACAAATTCAGCGATTTGCAAATCACTTTTGGCTGCAATATGCTCGCCCTGGACAAAGGCCTGCCGCGTACCATGAACGTGAAGCAATTGATCGCTGTTTGGATTGAACATCGCATCGATGTGGTGCGCCGCCGTACCCGCTTCGAGTTGAATAAGGCCGAAGCTCGCGCCCACATTTTAGAAGGCTATTTAAGAGCTATCGATCACATGGATGAAGTGGTGCGCTTAATTCGCGCCAGCCAAAACCGAGACGAGGCACGCGCTCAACTGATCGAAAGATTCCAGTTTACCGAGCGTCAAGCGAATGCGATTTTAGATTTGAGGCTGTACCAGTTGACAGGTCTGGAAAGAGATAAGATCAATGAAGAATATCAAGAGCTTCTAAAGAAAATCGATTACTACCGCGCTGTTTTAGCCAGTGAGGCGATGGTTAAAGAGATTATCCGCGACGAGCTGCTGGACATTCAGAAGCATCATAAGTCTGAGCGCCAGACACAGATCATTGCTGCGGAAAGCGAAGTCAATATGGAAGATCTGATTGCAAACGATCCTGTCATCATCACGATTTCCCAAGACGACTATATCAAGCGTATGCCTGTCAGTACTTTCCGCGAACAGCGTAGAGGTGGCCAAGGAGTCACAGGCATGCAGCTTAAGCGTGAAGAGGATACCATCAAAGGCTTGTATGTAGCGACGACGCATGATTACTTGCTCATCTTTACAAACCTGGGACGTTGCTACTGGCTTAAAGTCTGGCAGATTCCTGAAACGGGCCGTAAATCGAAAGGGAAACCTCTCATCAATCTGCTCGAAGATTTGAGACCGGAAGAAAAAATTGCCACCATTCAACGGGTTTCCTCATTTGAGGAAGAGGCGTGTATCCTCATGGCAACTAAGCGCGCTGTGGTTAAAAAATCGCTTTTGAGTGAATTCAGCAACCCTAGGCGCAAAGGCGTATGGGCGCTTGATATCGATGAAGGGGATGAACTTGTTGCTGCAAGACTTGTAAAACCTGAGCAGCAGGTGATGCTTTTCACTCATCAAGGCATGGCTGTTCGCTTCGATGAAAGCAATGTCCGTCCTATGGGGCGTACGGCTCGCGGCGTAAAAGGGGCCACTTTGCGCGAAGAAGATGACTATATTGTCGGCTGCGAGGTAGTTAACGGTGATGAGTCTATCTTGGTCGTTTGCGAAAACGGCTTTGGGAAACGCTCCCAAGTCGAAGACTTCCGGCAAACCAATCGTGGAGGTGTCGGGGTGCGTTCGATTATAACAAGCGAGCGCAATGGAAACGTTGTGGGTGCCCTTTGCGTCACAGATGACGATGGCATGGTCATGATGTCGTCGACTGGACAAACGGTACGCATTAGCATGCGCGATTTGCGCGTCATGGGACGCAATACTCAAGGTGTCAAGCTTGCCAACTTGCGTGACGCTGATTACCTAGTTGCCATCCAGAAGCTGGAAGGTAGCGAAAATCAAGATATGACAGTTTCTGAAGGATCTCCTGAAAGTGCAGTAGAAAGTTCTTCTGCTGATGAACTGGAAGAGAATTGGGTTGATGAGGCTGATGTTGAAGTAGATCAGGTTGAAGAGCCGAATGAAGAGCCATTGGAATAGGACTGTGATGACAAAAACGCTATCTAAAGGCTATTTCATTACAATCGAAGGGGGAGAAGGGTCGGGTAAATCGACCCTTCTCAAGCAATTGGCTGAACATCTCCAGTCATGTGGCTACGAAGTTGTTCAGACAAGAGAGCCTGGTGGATCAAAGCTTGGCGAATCCATTCGCAGTTGGCTATTAAATTGCGATGATGCGATCAAAATTGGCCATCAGGCTGAGCTGCTGCTTTTCTTAGCTGCCCGGGCTCAGCACATTGAGGAATTGATTAAGCCGGCTTTGGATGCGGGAAAAATTGTTTTATGCGACCGCTTTAATGACTCGACCATTGCTTATCAAGGTGCTGCCCGGGGACTAGATCACAGACAAGTTCAGCAGTTTTGCAATTTGGTTTGCGGCGACGTTTTACCGCAACTGACCCTGTTTTTAGATGTGGCTCCAGAAGTGGGGCTGCAGCGCACCCAACGCCTTCAGAAGGAGCATGCTCAAGCTGGAGAATTGGACCGGATTGAGTCTGAAAAGGTAGATTTTCATCAACGTGTAAGGGAAGCTTTTCAAGCTCTTGCCAAGCGAGAGCCTCTTAGGATTTATCGCATCGATGCGAGCCATTCCCAAGCCGGCGTTTTAAAAGAAGCCATTCGTGCGATGGATGAGCTCATCTTGTTTCCCAATCACAAGGCCCGTGCATGATTCCAACTTCTTTTTCATCCCTCATTGGCAATGAGCCTATTAAGCTTTATTTGCAGCGCATGCTCGCAAAAAAAGCTATAGGAAATTCTTTGCTCTTTGCAGGACAGGAGGGGATTGGAAAGGGATTGTTTGCCTATGTTTTAGCGGCACAGCTGATGAGCGGTCAGAATGGAGAGCGGCACCGTTCTAAAATCGAAAAGGGGCAGCATCCAGACATTCATGTCTATCGGCCTGAGGGGAAGCTTGGATTACACAGCATTCAGTCTTTAAGGCAGTTAAGTGAAGAGGTTTGTCTTCCTCCTTATGAAGCCGACTGGAAGGTTTTCATTGTACATGAAGCCGAGCGTATGTTGACATACAGTGCTAATGCTCTTTTGAAGACGTTCGAGGAACCGCCGCCTCGCACTGTCATTATCTTGCTTAGCCGGTCGCAAGCTGCTTTGTTGCCGACAATTGTTTCTAGATGCCGCACTCTTCATTTTAAGCCCATTTCTCAGCACGACATCGAACAGGCATTAGTTCAGCGCACAGACTTAAGCGGCGAAGCCATTCAAAGCATTGCAGGCTTAGCACATGGATCATTGGGGCGTGCATTGCATCTAGCTCATAAAGGGGGGGATTCAACCCGCCTTCATCTACTCGATACGCTTTCAAATCTGCCTTTGGCCAACTATAAAGCCCTTGGAGCTGCCGTCGAACGCATTGTGGAAGAAATCGAATCTTCTAGAAAGCAGGCCGAAGATGCAGCCAAAGAGGAATTGCTGAAGGCATCAGGCGAGTATCTATCGGCCGTCCAGCAGAGTAGCCTTGAAAAAGAGATTGAAGGATTTTCAACGCTGGCGTTTGTGCAAGATGCGCAAGCCTTATTCAATCAATTGCTAGCCTGGTACCGCGATTTGCATCTTTTACAGCTAACGCAGAATAGATCCTATCTCATCAATTTAGATTATGCCGAGCAGCTCGAGCAAGTTGTGCAAAAAGGGGATTTGATGCCCATTGAAAAGGTTCAAAAAGCCATCGATGAGGCTCAACTGGCTTTACAGCGCTCTACATCCTTAAATATTTGCCTAGAAAATCTTTTCTTGAAGCTCGCTTGGGTTTAAAGACCTGTTTGAATGTTGGCTTATCCGGGACCTTTCTCCGTAAGTTTGGGGCTTAGTGTAAATTTATTTGCCTCAAGCTGTTTTTTTAGCTATACATTTTTGCCTTACGAATCAATAGTGGCATCAGTGCATATGGCTATCGACCAGTCGTTTTGGGAATCAGGAGCGGTGATCAATTTGGATCAACGATCTGTATTAATTGCCTATGGTTTGCAAGACTTTAAGGCAACTAAAGAGGAGCTGGATTCTTCTAAACCAGCTTTTTACTATCCAGACTTTTTCTTAAAGGCTGAGATGCCTTGGATTCAATTTTCCTCGTGGAGCATTTTGAGTCTTG
Coding sequences within it:
- a CDS encoding DUF721 domain-containing protein is translated as MGKPYSRTPRYYDGTGVTTHRINDLLPDVLSKIGEVYQQRSDLILTMWPSIIGPKLAAMTQAVSFSEGVLVVKVKNSTLYSLLSQNDKPRILSQLRQKFPHVEIKTISFRIG
- the gyrB gene encoding DNA topoisomerase (ATP-hydrolyzing) subunit B, with protein sequence MSQDTLNSDQSKIQIKEYNASSITVLEGLQAVRERPGMYIGDTGVNGLHHLVYEVVDNCIDEAMAGYCSAIDIILHKDNSISIEDNGRGIPVEKHEKESRKQGREVSALEVVMTILHAGGKFDKDTYKVSGGLHGVGVSCVNALSKKMLVQVYKNGKVHEIEFSQGKVIRPVQVIGETTKRGTRVWFWPDNEVMSTIDFDYDILAKRFRELAFLNKGINIFFRDEKHPDKEDVNFCYQGGLSSFVSYLNENKEPLFPAPIYFHGARPGDDAPIEFEVAMQWNDGYSETIFSYVNNIPTRQGGSHLTGFSTALTRVLNNYIKNHNLLKSDKISINGEDMREGLTAVISVKVANPQFEGQTKQRLGNSDVGSVVQQIVGEELTIFLDENPSMAKLIADKAIIAAQAREAARKARELTLRKSALDSARLPGKLTDCQEKNPALCEIYIVEGDSAGGSAKSGRDRRFQAILPIRGKILNVEKARLEKVLQNTEVGTMVAALGCGIGKDSFNIDKLRYHKVIIMTDADVDGSHIRTLLLTFFYRHMPALVENNFVYIAQPPLYRVSRKKTSRYIHSEKEMDDYLLELGMSDVLIKLAGRDGVLSADETKKLITGILEVEAFIARIERKGIPFREFLALKNGAGQLPRFQVNLVEGSRFAYSEDEFVALRQSEEDSQRQRHQETLASIPEGEITQEMRAFKPSRLHFIELFEEGGIEEIQEPLHEFGLDLNNYLVANGPLVEITEEGGKAHPYHTLREVIDFLRVNGRKGIEIQRYKGLGEMNADQLWETTMDPLKRTLIQVTLPDVIAADHMFTMLMGEDVPPRRAFIEQHALSVKNLDV
- the gyrA gene encoding DNA topoisomerase (ATP-hydrolyzing) subunit A — protein: MSYTKDEVIVTRNVEDEMKDSYLRYSMSVIIARALPDARDGLKPSQRRILYAMRQLNLGPNGKHRKCAKISGDTSGDYHPHGEMVIYPTLVRMAQKWVMRYNLVDGQGNFGSVDGDPPAAMRYTEARLTTAAVQLMDDLDKDTVEMVPNYDETKKEPTVFPSKFPNLLCNGSSGIAVGMATNIPPHNLNELIKATLMVLENPTTSVDEIMKVMPGPDFPTGGIICGYRGIKEAFHTGRGKLILRGVIRVEENEETPDRPRLAIDEIPYNVNKSRLIEQIAELINNKTITGISDLRDESDKDGMRIVVELKRGEVPEVIINQLYKFSDLQITFGCNMLALDKGLPRTMNVKQLIAVWIEHRIDVVRRRTRFELNKAEARAHILEGYLRAIDHMDEVVRLIRASQNRDEARAQLIERFQFTERQANAILDLRLYQLTGLERDKINEEYQELLKKIDYYRAVLASEAMVKEIIRDELLDIQKHHKSERQTQIIAAESEVNMEDLIANDPVIITISQDDYIKRMPVSTFREQRRGGQGVTGMQLKREEDTIKGLYVATTHDYLLIFTNLGRCYWLKVWQIPETGRKSKGKPLINLLEDLRPEEKIATIQRVSSFEEEACILMATKRAVVKKSLLSEFSNPRRKGVWALDIDEGDELVAARLVKPEQQVMLFTHQGMAVRFDESNVRPMGRTARGVKGATLREEDDYIVGCEVVNGDESILVVCENGFGKRSQVEDFRQTNRGGVGVRSIITSERNGNVVGALCVTDDDGMVMMSSTGQTVRISMRDLRVMGRNTQGVKLANLRDADYLVAIQKLEGSENQDMTVSEGSPESAVESSSADELEENWVDEADVEVDQVEEPNEEPLE
- the tmk gene encoding dTMP kinase translates to MTKTLSKGYFITIEGGEGSGKSTLLKQLAEHLQSCGYEVVQTREPGGSKLGESIRSWLLNCDDAIKIGHQAELLLFLAARAQHIEELIKPALDAGKIVLCDRFNDSTIAYQGAARGLDHRQVQQFCNLVCGDVLPQLTLFLDVAPEVGLQRTQRLQKEHAQAGELDRIESEKVDFHQRVREAFQALAKREPLRIYRIDASHSQAGVLKEAIRAMDELILFPNHKARA
- a CDS encoding ATP-binding protein gives rise to the protein MIPTSFSSLIGNEPIKLYLQRMLAKKAIGNSLLFAGQEGIGKGLFAYVLAAQLMSGQNGERHRSKIEKGQHPDIHVYRPEGKLGLHSIQSLRQLSEEVCLPPYEADWKVFIVHEAERMLTYSANALLKTFEEPPPRTVIILLSRSQAALLPTIVSRCRTLHFKPISQHDIEQALVQRTDLSGEAIQSIAGLAHGSLGRALHLAHKGGDSTRLHLLDTLSNLPLANYKALGAAVERIVEEIESSRKQAEDAAKEELLKASGEYLSAVQQSSLEKEIEGFSTLAFVQDAQALFNQLLAWYRDLHLLQLTQNRSYLINLDYAEQLEQVVQKGDLMPIEKVQKAIDEAQLALQRSTSLNICLENLFLKLAWV